The following proteins come from a genomic window of Meles meles chromosome 1, mMelMel3.1 paternal haplotype, whole genome shotgun sequence:
- the HEY1 gene encoding hairy/enhancer-of-split related with YRPW motif protein 1 → MKRAHPEYSSSDSELDETIEVEKESADENGNLSSALGSMSPTTSSQILARKRRRGIIEKRRRDRINNSLSELRRLVPSAFEKQGSAKLEKAEILQMTVDHLKMLHTAGGKGYFDAHALAMDYRSLGFRECLAEVARYLSIIEGLDASDPLRVRLVSHLNNYASQREAASGAHAGLGHIPWGSAFGHHPHVAHPLLLPQNGHGNTGTTASPTEPHHQGRLATAHPEAPALRAPPSGGLGPVLPVVTTASKLSPPLLSSVASLSAFPFSFGSFHLLSPNALSPSAPTQAANLGKPYRPWGTEIGAF, encoded by the exons ATGAAGCGAGCCCACCCCGAGTACAGCTCCTCGGATAGCGAGCTGGACGAGACCATCGAAGTGGAAAAGGAGAGTGCAGATGAGAATGG AAACTTGAGTTCGGCTCTAGGTTCCATGTCCCCAACTACATCTTCACAGATCTTGGCCAGGAAACGACGAAGAGGC ATCATCGAGAAGCGCCGACGGGACCGGATTAATAACAGTTTGTCTGAGCTGAGGAGGCTGGTACCCAGTGCCTTTGAGAAGCAG GGATCTGCTAAGCTAGAAAAAGCCGAAATCCTCCAGATGACCGTGGATCACCTGAAAATGCTGCACACTGCAGGAGGGAAAG GCTATTTTGACGCACACGCCCTTGCAATGGACTATCGGAGTTTGGGGTTTCGGGAGTGTCTGGCCGAAGTTGCCCGTTATCTGAGCATCATTGAAGGACTAGATGCCTCTGACCCGCTTCGAGTTCGACTGGTCTCACATCTTAACAACTACGCCTCCCAGCGGGAAGCGGCCAGCGGGGCCCACGCGGGCCTTGGACACATTCCCTGGGGGAGCGCCTTCGGACATCACCCGCACGTCGCGCACCCCCTGCTGCTGCCCCAGAACGGCCACGGGAACACTGGCACCACGGCCTCGCCCACGGAACCACACCACCAGGGCAGGTTGGCTACGGCACATCCGGAGGCGCCCGCTTTGCGGGCGCCCCCTAGCGGCGGCCTCGGACCAGTGCTCCCTGTGGTCACCACCGCCTCCAAACTCTCGCCGCCCCTGCTCTCCTCGGTGGCTTCCCTGTCggccttccccttctcctttggTTCTTTTCACTTACTGTCTCCCAATGCACTGAGCCCTTCGGCACCCACGCAGGCAGCAAACCTTGGCAAGCCCTATAGACCTTGGGGAACGGAGATTGGAGCTTTTTAA